In Streptomyces sp. SN-593, a single genomic region encodes these proteins:
- a CDS encoding WXG100 family type VII secretion target: protein MALPATWNATTLAVDPWVLHSAAQNSIDAVKNINTVLSAVTTRLNELRLSWTGDSQDQADKFNQEWNAMVTQLFGTEDHPENGILNRFCAGLEAAAVGYSRGERAVSDSFAMFQGLMAGMDPADLTGKGDADLSDIVATYHTPAPDAPDRDPLLDNPPAENVVTDDPSEEEQKDNIHHTSVNQTF, encoded by the coding sequence ATGGCCCTTCCCGCCACCTGGAACGCGACCACCCTCGCCGTGGACCCCTGGGTCCTGCATTCGGCGGCGCAGAACTCCATTGACGCCGTCAAGAACATCAACACGGTTCTGAGTGCGGTCACCACCCGTCTGAACGAACTGCGGCTGTCCTGGACCGGCGACTCCCAGGACCAGGCGGACAAGTTCAACCAGGAGTGGAACGCCATGGTCACGCAGCTCTTCGGCACGGAGGACCATCCCGAGAACGGCATCCTCAACCGGTTCTGCGCCGGACTGGAGGCCGCAGCGGTCGGCTACAGCAGGGGCGAGCGGGCTGTCTCCGACTCGTTCGCCATGTTCCAGGGCCTCATGGCGGGGATGGATCCCGCCGACCTGACGGGCAAGGGCGACGCGGACCTCAGCGACATCGTCGCGACCTACCACACACCGGCCCCGGACGCCCCCGACCGGGACCCGCTGCTGGACAACCCTCCTGCTGAGAACGTGGTGACCGACGACCCGTCGGAGGAGGAGCAGAAGGACAACATCCACCACACCTCCGTGAACCAGACCTTCTGA